In a single window of the Nicotiana tomentosiformis chromosome 8, ASM39032v3, whole genome shotgun sequence genome:
- the LOC104092784 gene encoding uncharacterized protein yields MVCFCFLVDQKRIMRRSKPVAGSCSRCGHGAKVADMRTATRFCYIPFYFKSWKAIVCSFCGAILKSYR; encoded by the coding sequence ATGGTATGTTTTTGCTTTCTAGTAGACCAGAAGAGGATTATGAGGCGGAGTAAACCGGTGGCTGGCTCGTGTTCGAGGTGCGGCCATGGTGCTAAAGTGGCTGATATGCGCACTGCCACCAGATTTTGTTATATCCCATTTTACTTCAAGTCTTGGAAGGCTATTGTCTGTAGTTTCTGCGGTGCCATTCTCAAATCCTACAGATAA